A window from Marinagarivorans cellulosilyticus encodes these proteins:
- a CDS encoding NAD(P)/FAD-dependent oxidoreductase, translated as MPDVQVVVIGGGPAGAAAAISARQYGLSVTLIEQQAFPRHRPGESLHPGVEPVLLQLGLTPEWLSRFSRFSGHWQEVGGDRHFQPFGRDAAGPWQGFHIPRAALDQKLLQVAAELGAVVIQPCKASAISPLANGYSIHTVAHGDITADIVIDASGARHWLSRQFNHAVTPYSQPLYARYGYVKHDSQAGYAPCFKADANRWLWTAAINNEQLHWTQLAFSGSPADFTFIENKVFPSKAKKIPIHLLKQPPVELNNTQTIGAIRGADVTWRKAEQCAGRAFFKVGDAGFVLDPASSHGVLKALMSGIYAAYMGSQLLQGRLSAEQTQECYQVWMDEHFNSDKKVLSDFYAGLSAIGHL; from the coding sequence ATGCCTGATGTTCAGGTGGTTGTTATTGGCGGTGGCCCGGCAGGCGCGGCGGCCGCCATTAGCGCCCGCCAATACGGTTTAAGCGTTACCCTTATTGAGCAGCAAGCATTTCCTCGGCACCGGCCAGGGGAATCTTTGCACCCAGGCGTTGAGCCTGTGTTATTGCAGTTGGGTTTAACTCCTGAGTGGCTTAGTCGTTTTTCGCGCTTTTCTGGTCATTGGCAAGAGGTTGGCGGTGATCGGCACTTTCAGCCATTTGGGCGGGATGCCGCAGGACCATGGCAGGGGTTTCATATACCGCGCGCTGCGCTTGATCAAAAATTATTGCAGGTAGCTGCTGAGTTAGGGGCTGTGGTTATACAGCCGTGTAAAGCCTCTGCCATTAGTCCGTTGGCGAATGGTTATAGTATTCACACCGTGGCGCACGGTGACATTACGGCAGATATTGTGATTGATGCATCCGGTGCAAGGCATTGGTTGTCGCGGCAGTTTAATCATGCCGTTACGCCTTATAGCCAGCCACTTTATGCGCGCTATGGTTATGTAAAACATGATTCTCAGGCCGGCTATGCACCTTGCTTTAAGGCTGATGCTAACCGTTGGTTATGGACCGCGGCAATTAATAACGAGCAGTTACATTGGACGCAATTAGCCTTTAGTGGCTCGCCGGCCGATTTTACATTCATTGAAAATAAGGTGTTTCCCTCTAAGGCGAAAAAAATACCTATTCACCTTTTAAAACAGCCCCCCGTGGAATTAAATAACACCCAAACTATTGGCGCTATTCGCGGCGCTGATGTGACTTGGCGCAAAGCAGAGCAATGTGCAGGCAGGGCATTCTTTAAGGTGGGGGATGCGGGTTTTGTATTGGATCCAGCCAGTTCTCACGGTGTGCTTAAAGCATTGATGTCGGGTATTTATGCCGCCTATATGGGTAGCCAGTTGCTGCAGGGGCGTTTATCGGCCGAGCAAACGCAAGAGTGTTATCAGGTGTGGATGGATGAGCATTTTAATAGCGACAAAAAAGTGTTATCGGACTTTTATGCTGGGTTAAGCGCTATAGGGCACCTCTAA
- a CDS encoding helix-hairpin-helix domain-containing protein: MAFTQQEKQMLLAVKGVGPTVIKRFEEIGIHSLAELSQYSADDIAQMVAGMLHSSCWKNSPQAKQAITGAIQCAKDNT; this comes from the coding sequence GTGGCTTTTACTCAGCAAGAAAAGCAAATGTTATTGGCGGTAAAAGGGGTAGGGCCGACCGTAATTAAGCGCTTTGAGGAAATTGGTATTCATTCACTTGCAGAGCTTAGTCAGTATAGTGCCGATGATATTGCACAAATGGTTGCGGGCATGTTGCATTCAAGTTGTTGGAAAAATAGCCCGCAGGCTAAGCAGGCTATTACTGGCGCAATACAATGCGCAAAAGACAATACTTAA
- a CDS encoding UDP-3-O-acyl-N-acetylglucosamine deacetylase — MSAQCPQVHHAIHQHTFSDTWTYIGIGRYTGLHVIMRVLPAPANSGIRFIRRDVNSVNNEIIVTPYNIRNEHGCITVSNAVGIRVASADRLLAALSHYSIDNATIVLDSPEIPHDGSQSIDGSGISFAQIISDVGTKAQSALRDNRNIPQPNGRATVWR; from the coding sequence ATGAGTGCTCAATGCCCACAAGTTCATCACGCTATACACCAACATACCTTTAGCGATACTTGGACCTATATTGGAATTGGCCGTTATACCGGTTTGCACGTGATTATGCGTGTTTTACCTGCCCCTGCGAACAGCGGTATTCGTTTTATTCGGCGTGATGTTAACAGCGTGAATAATGAGATTATAGTTACGCCTTACAATATTCGGAACGAGCACGGCTGTATAACAGTGAGTAATGCCGTTGGAATTCGTGTGGCGTCTGCCGATAGACTATTGGCGGCCTTAAGCCATTACAGTATAGATAATGCAACGATTGTACTGGATAGCCCAGAAATCCCCCATGATGGTTCGCAGAGCATTGATGGCAGTGGCATTAGTTTTGCGCAAATTATTAGTGATGTTGGCACTAAGGCGCAAAGCGCTTTGCGTGATAACCGCAATATACCGCAGCCCAATGGGCGGGCTACGGTATGGCGTTAA
- a CDS encoding lipase family protein, producing the protein MTTAFNSIQKTYALSTLAGTPSDQHGTVAQLEAYASKVINATLKDTTAQGLIGQWDLVWGPAVYQTPGSDVADNAFYIAQNSSSPNEFVIAISGTNPISRYGWIHEDFLINPLQPWPFASGDSTKNSDIKISNGTHLGLTALLALTSNNQTALEYLATHTSAQGALEITITGHSLGGALSPAMALAMHDLQNNPVSWDPKGNSQIAVVPSAGPAAGNQAWANYYDQCLASTTTRLWNSIDIVPHAWEVDLLRQIPSLYIPAIAPSSLIEGLSDIAIANSILAGTMLHECSDTQPLAGTVNTNLELTLANIITYLEITLSNKIIEKVGQLKHWSTLEITLLKDIVDDLIQQLRKKSATEKLKINELHHHFASFSLKKHTTHASPIKSIYDFIEFLLQAGYQHTTAYNTLLEVTAFTDLVNTIQENI; encoded by the coding sequence ATGACGACAGCCTTCAACTCCATACAAAAAACCTATGCGCTCAGCACGTTAGCGGGTACGCCTTCAGACCAGCACGGCACCGTAGCGCAACTAGAAGCCTATGCTTCAAAAGTGATTAACGCCACGCTAAAAGATACCACTGCGCAAGGCTTAATAGGGCAATGGGACTTGGTTTGGGGGCCGGCGGTGTATCAAACGCCAGGCTCAGACGTTGCCGATAATGCCTTTTATATTGCACAAAATAGCAGTAGCCCTAACGAGTTTGTTATTGCTATTTCGGGTACTAATCCCATTTCTCGTTATGGCTGGATTCACGAAGACTTTTTAATTAACCCGTTGCAACCTTGGCCTTTCGCCAGTGGCGATAGCACAAAAAATAGTGATATTAAAATCTCTAACGGCACGCACTTAGGGTTAACCGCGCTGCTAGCACTTACAAGCAATAATCAAACGGCATTGGAATATCTAGCCACGCACACCAGCGCGCAAGGCGCACTGGAAATTACAATAACAGGGCATAGCTTGGGTGGCGCATTATCGCCAGCGATGGCGCTAGCCATGCATGATTTACAAAATAACCCTGTAAGCTGGGACCCAAAAGGCAATAGCCAAATTGCGGTAGTCCCCAGTGCAGGGCCTGCAGCTGGCAACCAAGCTTGGGCAAATTACTACGATCAATGCTTAGCCAGTACCACAACACGGTTGTGGAACAGCATTGATATAGTGCCGCACGCTTGGGAGGTAGATTTACTGCGCCAGATCCCCTCGTTATACATCCCTGCCATTGCGCCATCATCATTAATTGAGGGGCTAAGTGATATTGCCATTGCCAATTCTATTCTTGCCGGCACCATGCTACATGAGTGCAGCGACACACAACCGCTGGCAGGTACCGTAAACACAAATTTAGAACTCACTTTAGCGAATATTATTACCTACTTAGAAATAACACTAAGCAATAAAATTATCGAGAAAGTAGGCCAATTAAAGCATTGGTCTACACTGGAAATTACGCTATTAAAAGATATTGTTGATGATTTAATTCAGCAGCTGCGTAAAAAAAGTGCCACTGAAAAATTAAAGATAAACGAGCTTCACCATCATTTCGCGAGCTTTAGTCTTAAAAAACATACCACCCACGCAAGCCCCATTAAAAGCATTTACGACTTTATAGAATTCCTATTACAAGCCGGCTACCAGCACACCACTGCATACAATACGCTGCTAGAAGTAACCGCCTTTACTGACCTTGTAAATACCATCCAAGAAAATATTTGA
- a CDS encoding DUF1592 domain-containing protein, translated as MFDTKFRRIASSFVLAGTACVLSACVADSGSNSSGANTSSAPATTSSSPVTPPISSAQTASSAAAGFNPPPEETPGEPTLALAINAGGEAAMLDGIQYQADAYFSGGLTYTNTNEIAGTNEDAVYQSERYEDSSYAIPVANGTYNVRFNFSETYHDAVGSRIFNVIIEGQNRLSNVDIFRAVGFNAAMVEQVSDITVDDGTLNIDFQSVTALAKVTGIVIYKQDSVQSHADIGKAIFDVQCATCHAADTKGVGTRADESGHNLPSLIATIEATMPPPGFEAAFGTCDAECSYYTAKYIASVNPFIGRPIPGPEPDAPIADIAPLPPVMSRLSKLEYNNTVRDLFGINSNPADALPQDTYGQFKNDNASLTVTSVAIEKFFEAAEDIATEVVEAAAGGNRTVIGCDITNASCAQTVINTLGVKVWRRPLSNAESDGLLALYNDVQGVTGNRATSMTALLRSLLFSPNFIYRPEIDQNLNSTTAQPLNAYELASRLSYFLWASTPDDQLLSAAANGSLLNDATIRSQVARMLEDPKAETLVDGFAMTWLDFDKFFSHDVDVDQFPQYTDEVKANLLAETENFLHHIVRDNRPLSEILNANYTYLNERVANYYGVQGVSGNSFRLYEWPAGSKRKGLMGHASALTVHSHPAATSPVKRGTWVMDRFLCDRPPEPSADVIANFPDIPSGLDPREISELHKESSAVCTSCHAYVDPIGYGMENFNPVGQWRDRYTINDRVVDSSAELPTGEPFSSLTELADILAPKGEVSICSIGYAMSYALGRRATTVFVPGVNSADYPAVYDIYQKTLDSAHSMHDVFTEIALSPAFRTRLGANTGSQQP; from the coding sequence ATGTTTGATACTAAATTCAGGCGAATTGCAAGTAGTTTTGTTCTCGCCGGAACCGCATGTGTGCTTAGTGCTTGCGTTGCGGATTCAGGTTCCAACAGCTCGGGGGCCAATACATCTAGTGCGCCAGCAACCACGAGCAGCAGCCCTGTGACGCCACCAATATCAAGTGCGCAAACCGCATCTAGCGCTGCGGCGGGGTTTAACCCTCCACCAGAAGAAACACCTGGCGAGCCCACGCTTGCGCTGGCCATTAATGCCGGCGGCGAAGCAGCAATGCTTGATGGTATTCAGTACCAGGCAGATGCTTACTTTAGCGGAGGCCTTACTTACACCAATACCAATGAAATTGCCGGTACCAACGAGGATGCGGTATACCAAAGCGAGCGCTACGAGGACTCCAGTTATGCAATCCCAGTAGCCAATGGTACTTACAACGTTCGCTTTAACTTTAGTGAAACCTACCACGATGCGGTGGGTTCGCGAATATTCAATGTGATTATCGAAGGCCAAAATAGGCTGAGCAATGTCGATATCTTCCGCGCCGTTGGTTTTAATGCCGCGATGGTCGAGCAGGTGAGCGACATTACTGTGGATGACGGCACGCTGAATATCGATTTCCAAAGCGTTACAGCGCTGGCCAAAGTCACCGGTATTGTGATTTATAAGCAAGATTCTGTGCAAAGCCATGCGGATATCGGAAAGGCGATTTTTGATGTTCAGTGTGCAACCTGTCACGCTGCCGATACCAAAGGCGTGGGTACACGTGCCGACGAGTCTGGGCACAACTTGCCAAGTTTGATCGCGACTATCGAAGCAACTATGCCGCCCCCTGGTTTTGAGGCGGCATTTGGTACGTGTGATGCCGAGTGTTCCTATTACACCGCCAAGTATATTGCCAGCGTTAACCCGTTTATTGGGCGGCCTATTCCTGGGCCAGAGCCCGATGCGCCCATAGCAGATATTGCGCCCTTGCCGCCGGTAATGAGCCGCCTAAGCAAGCTTGAGTACAACAATACCGTTCGCGATTTATTCGGTATTAACTCTAACCCAGCCGATGCGTTACCTCAGGATACCTACGGTCAGTTTAAAAATGACAATGCATCGTTAACTGTAACGAGTGTAGCGATTGAAAAATTCTTTGAAGCCGCAGAAGACATTGCAACGGAGGTAGTCGAGGCTGCAGCAGGCGGTAACCGCACGGTAATTGGCTGTGATATTACCAACGCGAGTTGTGCGCAAACGGTTATTAATACGTTGGGCGTAAAAGTATGGCGCCGTCCATTGTCCAATGCAGAGTCTGATGGTTTATTGGCCCTGTATAACGACGTTCAGGGTGTTACGGGGAATCGCGCTACGTCTATGACGGCGCTGTTGCGCAGCCTGTTGTTTTCTCCCAACTTTATCTACCGCCCGGAAATCGACCAGAATTTAAATTCAACGACGGCGCAACCGCTTAACGCCTATGAGTTGGCATCGCGTTTATCGTACTTCTTGTGGGCCAGTACACCCGATGACCAACTGCTGAGCGCGGCGGCCAACGGCTCGTTACTTAATGACGCTACCATCCGCTCGCAAGTTGCCCGCATGTTGGAAGACCCAAAGGCAGAAACATTGGTTGATGGCTTTGCGATGACGTGGCTGGACTTCGACAAATTTTTTAGCCATGACGTTGACGTTGATCAGTTCCCACAATACACCGATGAAGTTAAGGCTAATTTACTCGCAGAAACTGAAAACTTCCTGCACCACATTGTGCGTGATAATCGCCCGTTATCAGAAATTTTGAATGCAAATTACACTTACTTGAACGAACGCGTGGCCAATTACTATGGCGTACAGGGTGTATCTGGCAACAGCTTCCGTTTGTATGAGTGGCCTGCAGGTTCCAAGCGCAAGGGTTTGATGGGGCATGCCTCAGCATTGACTGTACATTCGCACCCTGCTGCAACCTCACCGGTTAAACGCGGTACCTGGGTGATGGACCGTTTCTTATGTGATCGTCCACCCGAGCCATCGGCTGACGTTATTGCTAACTTTCCAGATATTCCATCGGGTTTAGACCCACGCGAAATTTCTGAATTACACAAAGAATCATCGGCGGTTTGTACTTCGTGCCATGCCTATGTTGACCCGATTGGTTACGGTATGGAGAACTTCAACCCCGTAGGCCAGTGGCGCGATAGGTACACCATTAACGATAGAGTCGTTGACTCTTCGGCTGAGCTTCCCACTGGTGAGCCGTTCTCCAGCTTGACCGAACTTGCCGATATTCTGGCGCCAAAAGGTGAGGTGAGCATTTGCTCAATTGGTTATGCAATGAGCTACGCCTTAGGGCGAAGGGCGACCACGGTTTTTGTGCCGGGCGTTAACTCAGCAGATTACCCTGCGGTGTATGACATCTACCAAAAGACTCTCGACAGCGCGCATAGCATGCATGATGTGTTTACTGAAATCGCTTTGAGCCCCGCGTTCCGCACGCGTTTAGGCGCAAACACCGGCTCGCAGCAGCCTTAA
- a CDS encoding DUF1552 domain-containing protein translates to MTQIELRRNKAPKLNRRSFLAGSGVCMSLPLLEAMLPAGKTAFAQDATPGRMLVMFTGNGCHMQAFQPSQAGNFNGNFGTATSLNPLRDIAGDITTIKGLHNDPMRGQTGDHGKGSGAFMTCAEVAKNRIESATTMDVIAARQIANQTRFSNLHLGIDRVGGGFPDNGYSAAYMGNISWENGSTPSPRENDPQRLFNRLFSGDLPDTPGGVDTRAAVNQSVIDTVLADVNRLEGKLGVADKEKLQGYLDGVRELERQLSFQQPDVVQGSACEKPNIGGNGNFVVNSRLFNELMVMAFTCDLTRVISYVFSNGLNGRQYNNLGIGRGHHDISHHGNNQNNFNMLKQIDTYHMEEYAHLCKRLKETVDVQGKSLLDSCMVLYSSEIADGNSHSHYDLPIVIAGKGNGRVRSGRHINSNSGRIADLFLAMQQHVGANVSSFGNSQGPLNLS, encoded by the coding sequence ATGACCCAGATAGAATTAAGAAGAAACAAGGCTCCTAAGCTAAACCGTCGTTCATTTTTGGCAGGCTCTGGCGTTTGTATGTCGTTGCCACTGCTAGAGGCCATGTTGCCAGCGGGTAAAACAGCCTTCGCACAAGATGCAACGCCCGGCCGTATGTTGGTGATGTTTACCGGCAATGGCTGCCATATGCAGGCGTTCCAACCGAGTCAGGCCGGCAATTTTAACGGCAATTTTGGCACGGCGACTTCGCTAAACCCGCTGCGCGATATTGCAGGCGACATAACGACCATCAAGGGTTTGCATAACGACCCGATGAGAGGCCAGACCGGTGACCACGGTAAAGGCAGTGGCGCCTTTATGACCTGTGCCGAAGTGGCTAAAAACCGCATTGAATCGGCGACCACTATGGATGTGATTGCCGCGCGACAAATTGCGAATCAAACACGCTTTTCTAACTTGCACCTTGGTATCGACCGCGTAGGGGGCGGATTCCCTGATAACGGTTATTCCGCGGCCTACATGGGCAATATTTCGTGGGAGAACGGATCTACTCCGTCCCCGCGTGAGAATGACCCACAACGGTTATTTAATCGTTTATTCAGCGGCGACTTGCCAGACACGCCTGGCGGCGTAGATACGAGGGCTGCGGTTAATCAGTCGGTGATCGACACTGTGCTCGCGGATGTTAATCGCCTTGAAGGCAAGCTGGGTGTGGCCGATAAAGAAAAGCTGCAAGGTTATTTGGATGGCGTGCGCGAGTTAGAGCGTCAGCTGAGTTTTCAGCAACCAGATGTCGTTCAAGGCAGCGCTTGTGAAAAGCCTAACATCGGTGGCAATGGCAACTTCGTTGTTAATAGCCGTTTATTTAACGAGCTGATGGTTATGGCGTTTACCTGCGATTTAACCCGCGTTATCAGCTATGTGTTTTCCAACGGCTTAAACGGTAGGCAATACAACAACTTGGGTATTGGCCGGGGGCACCATGACATTTCACACCATGGCAATAACCAAAATAATTTCAATATGTTGAAACAGATTGATACCTACCACATGGAAGAGTACGCCCACCTTTGTAAAAGGCTAAAAGAAACCGTCGATGTTCAAGGTAAGTCGCTACTTGATAGCTGCATGGTGCTTTACTCAAGCGAAATTGCCGATGGCAATTCACATAGCCACTATGACCTGCCGATTGTTATTGCCGGCAAAGGTAATGGCAGGGTTCGATCCGGCCGCCACATTAATAGCAACAGTGGCCGAATTGCCGACTTATTCTTGGCAATGCAGCAGCATGTTGGCGCCAACGTGAGTTCGTTTGGCAACAGCCAAGGCCCATTAAACTTATCTTAA
- a CDS encoding cysteine-rich CWC family protein — MNKPVPVNPQKCPLCGKANACVMVECGSKASECWCMSSSVMFSPDLLQQVPAQARGKACICLACAVKAGES; from the coding sequence TTGAATAAGCCTGTCCCCGTAAACCCTCAAAAATGCCCGCTGTGCGGCAAGGCCAATGCCTGCGTTATGGTCGAATGCGGCAGTAAGGCTAGTGAATGTTGGTGCATGAGCTCGTCAGTGATGTTCTCGCCGGATTTGCTGCAGCAGGTGCCAGCGCAAGCCAGAGGTAAAGCCTGTATTTGTTTGGCTTGTGCGGTTAAAGCTGGTGAAAGCTAA
- a CDS encoding putative glycoside hydrolase, whose product MLTVLSWVKICRVTALSCVLLCAGLPSMVMAEGPSRLSNYLLNGATVADWQLVLGDQSEWYQPQKENMGLSANKAISFNQQDNALNVRWRSKKKEGVISINGPEISLSQLDDTIALAIEINVATKKLRNPLKLSMSCGYPCRGTVTLNSLLDVLPRNEWITLPIPLRCFKDGGTDFSKLDSPFSLQAQGKLEIAIRNIRLAKVPDGLDLCKTK is encoded by the coding sequence ATGTTGACGGTACTGAGCTGGGTAAAAATTTGTCGCGTGACTGCGCTAAGCTGTGTTTTATTGTGCGCAGGGCTACCTTCTATGGTGATGGCTGAAGGTCCTAGCCGTTTAAGTAACTATTTGCTTAACGGTGCTACTGTAGCGGATTGGCAGCTGGTGTTGGGGGATCAAAGCGAATGGTATCAGCCGCAAAAAGAGAATATGGGGCTTAGTGCGAATAAGGCTATCTCTTTTAATCAGCAGGATAATGCCCTAAATGTTCGGTGGCGCTCTAAGAAAAAAGAGGGGGTTATTTCCATTAATGGCCCTGAAATTAGCCTTAGCCAACTTGACGACACCATAGCGCTGGCTATCGAAATAAATGTTGCGACTAAAAAGCTACGCAACCCGCTTAAGCTAAGCATGTCTTGCGGGTATCCATGCCGTGGAACTGTTACGCTTAATTCTTTGCTTGATGTTTTACCTCGCAACGAGTGGATTACGCTGCCCATTCCATTGCGCTGCTTTAAAGATGGAGGTACAGATTTTTCTAAGCTAGATTCCCCGTTTAGCCTGCAAGCCCAAGGCAAGTTGGAGATCGCTATTCGCAACATTCGCTTAGCTAAAGTGCCTGACGGTTTAGATTTGTGTAAAACTAAATAA
- a CDS encoding pseudouridine synthase yields MTENHPIDTFIAPPCDGDIGILFQDEHFLLINKPSGLLSLSGKNPLNKDSVHYRLVQNFPDATLAHRLDFGTSGIMIVPLTKAVNAAFNRQFQARTITKTYTAVLHGILPNNSGTIELPIAKDPPNFPLQKICTETGKLAVSAYQVVARDSLQNTTRVIFTPLTGRTHQLRIHSREIGHSILGCDLYANQAICVMAQRLMLHATTLDFDHPITGARINAVCHCPF; encoded by the coding sequence ATGACTGAAAACCACCCTATAGATACCTTTATCGCGCCGCCGTGCGATGGTGATATTGGTATTCTTTTTCAAGATGAGCATTTCTTGCTGATCAATAAACCCAGTGGTTTGCTTAGCCTGTCGGGTAAAAACCCGCTGAATAAAGATTCGGTGCATTATCGGTTGGTTCAAAACTTCCCTGATGCAACTTTAGCGCATCGCTTAGATTTTGGTACCTCGGGCATTATGATTGTGCCTTTAACTAAAGCGGTGAATGCCGCTTTTAATCGGCAGTTTCAAGCGCGCACAATTACTAAAACCTATACCGCCGTGCTGCACGGAATATTGCCCAATAATAGCGGTACCATTGAATTACCCATCGCCAAAGACCCGCCCAATTTCCCTTTGCAAAAAATCTGTACCGAAACTGGTAAGCTAGCCGTTAGCGCATATCAAGTGGTGGCGCGCGATAGCCTGCAAAATACAACCCGTGTGATATTTACGCCTTTAACAGGCCGCACTCACCAACTGCGTATTCATAGCCGCGAAATAGGGCATTCTATTTTGGGCTGTGACTTATATGCCAACCAAGCTATTTGCGTTATGGCGCAGCGCCTAATGTTACACGCTACAACATTGGATTTTGATCACCCAATTACAGGGGCGCGTATTAATGCCGTTTGTCATTGCCCCTTTTAA
- a CDS encoding alpha-N-arabinofuranosidase yields MLKPRLRWVLPTLAMMLCLLSANLVRAEVNISIDTTQTGPTIHRNIYGQFMEHLGRGIYEGVWVGEDSTIPNTRGFRNDVLKALKDLQVPLLRWPGGCFADEYHWRDGIGPRDKRPVTINTNWGGVTDNNAFGTHEFFEFADMLGSEVYINANLGTGSPREMAAWLEYMTADGDSTLAKERRSNGRDKPWRIHYWAIGNEAWGCGGTMTPDYYADLYKHWATFAKTSGDNKPIMIASGGHTAQTEWTQTLLEQVPETWSMRMNAISHHYYTLPTGNWDKHGKALGFPETEWFSTLFNTLKIEDYIKENLAIMEKLDPENKVGFYVDEWGTWYDVEDGEDPGFLYQQNTIRDALVASVNLNIFHQYAERIQMSNIAQMVNVLQAMILTDKEKMLLTPTYHVFKMYIPFQDATSLPIAINGDKGYSLGEDKIPTVSASAARDKKGKLWLALANTHPTEATDVTINTGSKIKQAKGSLLTAKAMDAHNTFKNPNVVKPEAYKRKAKNGKLVVSLPAKSVMVVALD; encoded by the coding sequence ATGTTAAAACCACGACTCCGCTGGGTTCTCCCGACCTTAGCCATGATGCTTTGCTTGTTAAGCGCCAATCTTGTTCGCGCCGAGGTAAACATTAGCATCGATACAACACAAACAGGCCCAACCATTCACCGCAATATCTACGGGCAATTTATGGAGCACCTAGGCCGCGGTATTTACGAAGGCGTATGGGTGGGCGAGGACTCAACAATTCCCAATACCCGTGGTTTTCGCAACGATGTTCTTAAAGCCCTTAAAGATCTACAAGTGCCGCTACTGCGCTGGCCCGGCGGCTGCTTTGCGGACGAATACCACTGGCGCGATGGCATTGGCCCGCGCGATAAACGCCCAGTCACCATTAATACAAATTGGGGCGGGGTTACCGACAATAACGCCTTTGGCACCCACGAGTTTTTTGAATTTGCCGATATGCTTGGCTCTGAAGTGTACATTAACGCCAATTTAGGCACCGGCAGCCCGCGGGAAATGGCAGCATGGCTGGAATACATGACGGCCGATGGCGACTCGACACTCGCCAAAGAGCGCCGCAGCAATGGCCGCGATAAGCCTTGGCGCATTCACTATTGGGCCATTGGCAACGAAGCTTGGGGCTGTGGCGGCACCATGACGCCCGACTACTACGCCGACCTTTATAAGCACTGGGCCACCTTCGCCAAAACCTCTGGCGATAACAAACCCATCATGATTGCCAGCGGCGGCCATACCGCGCAAACCGAGTGGACACAAACCTTGTTAGAGCAAGTGCCCGAAACTTGGAGCATGCGCATGAATGCCATTAGCCACCATTACTACACCCTGCCAACAGGCAACTGGGACAAGCACGGCAAAGCGCTGGGCTTCCCTGAAACTGAATGGTTTTCTACGCTGTTTAATACTTTAAAAATCGAAGATTATATTAAAGAAAATCTCGCCATTATGGAGAAGCTAGACCCAGAGAATAAAGTGGGTTTTTATGTGGATGAATGGGGCACCTGGTACGACGTAGAAGACGGTGAAGACCCTGGCTTTTTATACCAACAAAACACCATTCGCGACGCCCTTGTCGCCAGTGTTAACCTGAATATATTTCACCAATACGCCGAACGCATTCAAATGAGTAACATCGCGCAAATGGTGAATGTATTACAGGCGATGATTCTCACCGACAAAGAAAAAATGCTACTCACGCCGACTTATCACGTGTTTAAAATGTACATTCCATTTCAAGATGCCACCTCGCTACCTATCGCCATTAATGGCGATAAAGGCTACAGCCTAGGCGAAGATAAAATCCCTACGGTTAGCGCCTCGGCCGCGCGTGATAAAAAAGGTAAGCTTTGGTTAGCGCTAGCCAATACTCACCCTACCGAAGCCACCGATGTAACGATTAATACCGGCAGCAAAATAAAACAAGCTAAAGGTTCACTATTGACGGCCAAAGCGATGGACGCGCATAACACCTTTAAAAACCCCAACGTAGTGAAACCAGAAGCCTACAAGCGCAAGGCTAAGAATGGCAAGTTAGTGGTTTCGCTACCTGCAAAATCAGTGATGGTGGTTGCTTTAGATTAA
- a CDS encoding VF530 family DNA-binding protein: MNDNINYKNNPLHGLGLKDLLTEIVDYYGFNILDAYLNINCFKTNPSIESSVKFLKKTDWAREKVEAFYLYQYKSLPRASAEQFELPPRDRIVPDGQTPGEPAELSLEDAERLREKKAKKAAEFKAGNGRKPSGPRNNGPRNRAPDRSRSKPAATNSADPWANWKSKNEE; this comes from the coding sequence ATGAATGACAACATCAATTACAAGAACAACCCCTTACATGGTTTAGGCCTAAAAGACTTACTCACAGAAATTGTCGATTACTACGGGTTTAACATTCTAGATGCCTATTTAAATATTAATTGCTTTAAAACTAACCCCAGTATTGAATCTAGCGTTAAGTTTTTAAAAAAAACGGATTGGGCGCGAGAAAAAGTCGAAGCCTTTTATTTGTACCAGTACAAAAGCTTGCCAAGAGCTTCAGCCGAGCAATTCGAGTTGCCACCACGTGACCGCATTGTGCCAGATGGTCAAACGCCCGGTGAGCCAGCCGAACTCAGCCTAGAAGATGCCGAGCGCCTGCGAGAGAAAAAAGCTAAAAAAGCGGCAGAATTCAAAGCCGGTAACGGGCGCAAGCCTAGCGGGCCGCGCAATAATGGCCCACGTAACCGCGCACCGGATAGAAGCCGAAGCAAACCAGCAGCCACCAATAGCGCCGACCCATGGGCCAACTGGAAGAGCAAAAACGAAGAGTGA